From Streptomyces sp. HUAS MG91, the proteins below share one genomic window:
- a CDS encoding sensor histidine kinase, translated as MSTTPPARRLRLGLPRRMFAQVLVMQLAIAAGVAVLATGLFLAPLSDQLDDQAMRRALAIAQTTAAQPRIADDLRSTRPTVGGPVQAAAERIRRASGAEYVVIMNKQGVRWSHTDTGQIGKVVSTDPSEALEGHDVMQIDDGTLGRSARGKVPLRGRDGAIVGAVSVGIEYDSVRARLVHAVPGLFAYAGGALAVGALAAYLISRRVQRQTRDLAFSDISALLAEREAMLHGIREGVVALDRGGRIRLLNDEAQRLLGLDAASIGQPLDTALGPGRTTDVLGGRVAGTDLLTVRGQRVLVANRMPTHDGGAVATLRDRTELEQLGRELDSTRGLIDALRAQDHEHANRMHTLLGLLELEMYEDAVEFVGEVVGDHRATSEQVTEKIHDPLLAALLVGKAAVAAERGVALWLSDRTLLPDRLIDPRGLVTAVGNLVDNALDAVAGTPHARVEVALRAEGTTAVVRVRDTGPGIPRDQREVIFTEGWSTKKPPAHGKRGIGLALVRRLAERQGGRATVTEAEGGGALFTVVLPDALTEPASGAGQDGTGAPTTEESR; from the coding sequence ATGAGCACGACTCCCCCCGCACGCCGCCTGCGTCTCGGCCTGCCCCGGCGCATGTTCGCGCAGGTGCTGGTCATGCAGCTGGCGATCGCGGCCGGTGTCGCCGTGCTCGCCACCGGGCTGTTCCTGGCGCCCCTGAGCGACCAGTTGGACGACCAGGCGATGCGGCGGGCGCTGGCCATCGCGCAGACCACCGCGGCCCAGCCGCGGATCGCCGACGACCTGCGGTCCACACGGCCCACGGTCGGCGGGCCGGTGCAGGCCGCGGCGGAGCGGATCCGGCGGGCCAGCGGCGCCGAGTACGTCGTGATCATGAACAAACAGGGCGTGCGCTGGTCGCACACCGACACCGGCCAGATCGGCAAGGTCGTCTCGACGGACCCCAGCGAGGCGCTGGAGGGCCACGACGTGATGCAGATCGACGACGGGACCCTGGGCCGCTCCGCGCGCGGCAAAGTGCCCCTGAGGGGCCGTGACGGCGCCATCGTGGGCGCGGTGTCGGTCGGGATCGAGTACGACAGCGTCCGGGCCCGCCTCGTCCACGCGGTCCCCGGCCTGTTCGCCTACGCGGGCGGGGCCCTGGCCGTCGGCGCGCTCGCCGCGTACCTGATCTCCCGCCGCGTCCAGCGGCAGACGCGCGACCTGGCCTTCTCGGACATCTCCGCGCTGCTGGCCGAGCGCGAGGCGATGCTGCACGGCATCCGGGAGGGCGTCGTCGCCCTGGACCGCGGCGGCCGCATACGGCTACTGAACGACGAGGCGCAGCGGCTGCTCGGCCTCGACGCGGCGTCGATCGGACAGCCGCTGGACACCGCGCTCGGCCCCGGGCGGACGACCGACGTGCTCGGCGGCCGGGTCGCCGGCACCGATCTGCTGACCGTGCGCGGCCAGCGCGTCCTCGTCGCCAACCGGATGCCCACGCACGACGGGGGCGCTGTCGCCACCCTGCGCGACCGGACCGAACTGGAGCAGCTCGGCCGCGAACTCGACTCCACGCGCGGCCTGATCGACGCCCTGCGCGCCCAGGACCACGAGCACGCCAACCGCATGCACACCCTGCTGGGGCTGCTGGAGCTGGAGATGTACGAGGACGCCGTGGAGTTCGTGGGCGAGGTGGTCGGTGATCACCGGGCGACCTCGGAGCAGGTCACCGAGAAGATCCACGATCCGCTGCTGGCCGCGCTGCTCGTCGGCAAGGCCGCCGTGGCGGCCGAGCGGGGCGTGGCCCTGTGGCTGTCCGACCGCACACTGCTGCCCGACCGGCTGATCGATCCGCGCGGGCTGGTGACCGCGGTGGGCAATCTGGTCGACAACGCGCTGGACGCCGTCGCGGGCACCCCGCACGCGCGCGTGGAGGTGGCCTTGCGTGCGGAAGGGACGACGGCCGTCGTGCGCGTGCGCGACACCGGGCCCGGAATTCCCCGGGACCAGCGAGAGGTGATCTTCACCGAGGGCTGGTCCACGAAGAAGCCGCCCGCGCACGGCAAGCGCGGCATCGGCCTGGCCCTGGTGCGCCGGCTCGCGGAGCGGCAGGGCGGCCGAGCCACGGTCACGGAGGCCGAGGGCGGCGGCGCGCTGTTCACGGTCGTGCTGCCCGACGCCCTCACCGAACCGGCCTCCGGTGCCGGGCAGGACGGCACGGGCGCCCCGACGACGGAGGAGTCGCGATGA
- a CDS encoding sucrase/ferredoxin-like family protein produces MSTCTTASRDLDEPLAGTAATARTWLLIEQPGPWGAKALTSSHLDPEVGRALEAAADGTGVRVALVRRPGRHADRHGQSRRQVYIAHTAPGDAWLRSATITSPDELLTLDFAALGAGIHGGFGTPHEGAPLALVCTNGKRDRCCAVLGRPLAAELALSGEEGVWEVTHLGGHRFSPTLLVLPYGYAYGRVTAAEVKEILEAVRAGRVVTEGCRGSSAWDRPGQAAELAVRRATREDAADALTVVRTQAVEGDSPCWEVALAHVDGRRWQVTVAQGTSAPPRPESCGAALGSPARMDVVTVREIPAPLG; encoded by the coding sequence GTGAGTACGTGCACGACCGCGTCGCGGGATCTCGACGAGCCTCTCGCGGGAACCGCGGCCACCGCCCGGACCTGGCTGCTGATCGAGCAGCCGGGTCCCTGGGGCGCCAAGGCCCTGACCTCCAGCCATCTGGACCCCGAGGTGGGCCGCGCCCTGGAGGCGGCCGCCGACGGCACCGGCGTCCGCGTCGCACTCGTGCGCCGCCCCGGCCGGCACGCGGACCGCCACGGCCAGTCCCGGCGACAGGTCTACATCGCCCACACCGCTCCCGGTGACGCCTGGCTGCGCAGTGCCACGATCACGTCCCCCGACGAGTTGCTCACGCTCGATTTCGCGGCTCTGGGAGCGGGGATCCACGGCGGCTTCGGCACACCCCACGAAGGCGCTCCGCTCGCGCTCGTCTGCACGAACGGGAAGCGCGACCGCTGCTGCGCCGTCCTGGGCCGCCCGCTCGCCGCCGAACTGGCGCTCTCCGGTGAGGAGGGCGTCTGGGAGGTCACCCACCTCGGAGGCCACCGCTTCTCCCCCACCCTCCTGGTGCTGCCGTACGGGTACGCCTACGGAAGGGTCACCGCCGCGGAGGTGAAGGAGATCCTGGAGGCCGTTCGCGCGGGGCGCGTCGTCACCGAGGGGTGCCGCGGCAGCTCCGCCTGGGACCGCCCGGGTCAGGCGGCGGAGCTCGCGGTGCGCCGCGCCACGCGTGAGGACGCCGCCGACGCCCTGACCGTCGTACGCACCCAGGCCGTCGAGGGCGACTCCCCGTGCTGGGAGGTGGCGCTCGCACACGTCGACGGGCGCCGGTGGCAGGTCACGGTGGCTCAGGGGACGTCCGCGCCGCCGCGCCCCGAGAGCTGCGGCGCCGCTCTCGGATCACCGGCCCGCATGGATGTCGTGACGGTCCGCGAGATTCCCGCGCCCCTCGGCTGA
- a CDS encoding citrate synthase, translating into MRDQEPGSPATRQARRLSTRETAELLGVKPETVYAYVSRGQLTSRRSEGRRGSTFDAAEVEALARRNKRESTTGSAANELTVRTRLTLIDADRYFFRGVDAVELAQRHSYEEVAEWLWTGTLRPGARFTAPRESREAARRAVAALPELTSPVDRLRVAAVAAATADPLRYDLSEESVLGAARSLIPTLATALPLVRSTYADGEPIARRLWGRLSHKLPDEASLRTLDMALALLADHDLAASTLAVRVAASARAHAYAAVSAGLGVLEGPLHGAASGLAHRMLLDVLDRGGAGPVVSDELRAGRRVPGLGHRLYQGEDPRAQALFAALEELPEARPALAAARDVVATTARHTDLHANVDLALAVFTASFGMPAEAGETLFAVARTAGWIAHALEEYGERPLRMRPTGHYVGARPPQPLPAPPGQE; encoded by the coding sequence ATGAGGGATCAGGAACCGGGATCGCCGGCCACCCGTCAGGCTCGTCGGCTGAGCACCAGGGAGACCGCCGAGCTGCTCGGCGTGAAGCCCGAGACCGTGTACGCGTACGTGAGCCGGGGGCAGCTCACGAGCCGCCGGAGCGAGGGCAGGCGCGGCAGCACCTTCGACGCCGCCGAGGTCGAGGCCCTGGCCCGCCGCAACAAGCGGGAGAGCACGACGGGTTCGGCGGCGAACGAACTGACGGTGCGCACCCGTCTGACCCTCATCGACGCGGACAGGTACTTCTTCCGGGGGGTCGACGCCGTGGAGCTCGCCCAGCGCCACTCCTACGAGGAGGTCGCGGAGTGGCTGTGGACCGGGACCCTGCGCCCCGGTGCCCGGTTCACCGCGCCGCGGGAGTCGCGCGAGGCGGCCCGGCGCGCGGTCGCCGCGCTGCCCGAACTCACCAGCCCCGTGGACCGGTTGCGGGTCGCGGCCGTCGCCGCCGCCACCGCCGACCCACTGCGCTACGACCTGTCCGAGGAGTCCGTCCTCGGCGCCGCGCGCTCCCTCATCCCAACGCTCGCGACGGCCCTGCCCCTGGTGCGTTCCACCTACGCGGACGGGGAACCGATCGCGCGGCGGCTGTGGGGCCGGTTGTCCCACAAGCTGCCCGACGAGGCGTCACTGCGCACGCTCGACATGGCCCTCGCGCTGCTCGCCGACCACGACCTGGCCGCCTCGACGCTCGCCGTCCGTGTCGCGGCGTCGGCCCGCGCGCACGCGTACGCGGCCGTCTCCGCCGGTCTGGGGGTCCTGGAGGGCCCGCTGCACGGCGCGGCGAGCGGCCTGGCCCACCGGATGCTCCTGGACGTCCTGGACCGCGGCGGCGCCGGTCCGGTGGTCTCCGACGAGCTGCGCGCCGGGCGCCGCGTCCCCGGGCTCGGGCACCGCCTCTACCAGGGCGAGGACCCGCGCGCGCAGGCGCTGTTCGCGGCACTGGAGGAGCTGCCCGAGGCGCGGCCCGCGCTGGCCGCCGCCCGTGACGTGGTGGCGACGACGGCCCGCCACACCGACCTGCACGCCAACGTGGACCTCGCGCTCGCCGTGTTCACGGCGTCCTTCGGAATGCCGGCCGAGGCGGGCGAGACCCTGTTCGCCGTCGCGCGCACGGCGGGCTGGATCGCCCACGCCCTGGAGGAGTACGGGGAACGGCCGCTCAGGATGCGGCCCACGGGCCACTACGTAGGTGCGCGTCCGCCGCAGCCGCTCCCCGCACCACCAGGGCAGGAGTGA
- a CDS encoding citrate synthase/methylcitrate synthase, with the protein MPINGTTATPVVDVPRGLAGVVVTDTALGDVRGREGFYHYRQYSAVELAQSRSFEDVWHLMIHGELPDAERSAAFARETAALRPLPGEVRAALPAIAAAGSLSGPLAGLRTALSLFGASRGFRPVYDIDADRRREDTLAAAAVVPTMLTALHRLGEGLEPVEPRADLSYAANYLYMLTGSEPDPAHARAVEQYLISTIDHGFNASTFTARVITSTGADVAACLVGAVGALSGPLHGGAPSRALDTLAAIGTPDRIDPWIRERVLAGDRIMGFGHPVYRTEDPRSRMLRGIAEGFGGPLVEFAVEVERHVEAILAELKPGRELHTNVEFYAGVVMELCGLPRTMFTPTFAAARVVGWSANILEQAQDSKIIRPAARYVGVEPPVAVPVVS; encoded by the coding sequence ATGCCGATCAACGGGACCACGGCCACCCCTGTCGTCGACGTACCGCGCGGGCTCGCCGGTGTTGTCGTCACCGACACCGCGCTCGGGGACGTCAGGGGACGCGAGGGCTTCTACCACTACCGCCAGTACTCCGCCGTCGAGCTCGCGCAGAGCCGCAGCTTCGAGGACGTCTGGCACCTGATGATCCACGGCGAACTGCCCGACGCCGAGCGATCCGCCGCCTTCGCCCGGGAGACCGCGGCGCTGCGCCCGCTTCCCGGCGAGGTGCGCGCGGCACTGCCCGCCATCGCCGCGGCCGGCTCCCTCTCCGGGCCGCTCGCCGGGCTCCGTACGGCTCTGTCGCTCTTCGGCGCCTCCCGCGGCTTCCGGCCCGTCTACGACATCGATGCCGACCGGCGCCGCGAGGACACCCTTGCCGCGGCCGCCGTGGTCCCCACGATGCTCACCGCGCTGCACCGGCTCGGCGAAGGGCTCGAACCGGTGGAGCCGCGCGCGGACCTCTCCTACGCGGCCAACTACCTGTACATGCTGACGGGTTCGGAGCCGGACCCCGCGCACGCGCGGGCCGTGGAGCAGTACCTCATCTCCACCATTGATCACGGTTTCAATGCGTCAACCTTCACGGCACGCGTCATCACGTCGACCGGCGCGGATGTCGCCGCCTGTCTGGTCGGCGCGGTCGGAGCGCTGTCCGGGCCGCTGCACGGCGGCGCGCCGAGCCGTGCGCTCGACACCTTGGCCGCGATCGGCACCCCGGACCGCATCGACCCCTGGATCCGCGAGCGGGTCCTGGCCGGCGACCGGATCATGGGCTTCGGGCACCCCGTCTACCGCACGGAGGACCCGCGCTCGCGGATGCTGCGCGGGATCGCGGAGGGGTTCGGCGGACCGCTGGTGGAATTCGCGGTCGAGGTCGAACGCCATGTCGAGGCGATCCTCGCCGAGCTGAAGCCGGGCCGCGAACTGCACACGAACGTGGAGTTCTACGCGGGCGTGGTCATGGAGCTGTGCGGTCTGCCCCGGACCATGTTCACGCCGACGTTCGCGGCGGCGCGGGTCGTCGGCTGGAGCGCCAACATCCTCGAGCAGGCTCAGGACTCGAAGATCATCCGGCCCGCGGCGCGCTATGTGGGCGTGGAGCCGCCGGTGGCGGTGCCGGTCGTCTCATGA
- a CDS encoding DUF6082 family protein, whose translation MATKSYGARALAAALAAGAGTAAGSLTSLVTRRRRNAALTEQHRLHFDLLCKAMDDPALAAVLDTYEEPVPPEQQRQYLFANALYTNALYFHRIGAMNRRELYGHLRVICQNPIVRSYLAATQHHRASLEGTSAEAELGRMVEQLLQDLEEAETDEWWVVGEPPCD comes from the coding sequence ATGGCCACTAAGAGTTACGGAGCACGGGCACTGGCCGCCGCGCTGGCGGCCGGTGCCGGGACGGCGGCGGGGTCCCTGACCTCGCTGGTGACGCGCAGACGGCGGAACGCCGCCCTCACCGAACAGCACCGGCTCCACTTCGATCTGCTCTGCAAGGCCATGGACGATCCGGCACTGGCCGCCGTCCTCGACACGTACGAGGAACCGGTCCCTCCCGAGCAGCAGCGCCAGTACCTGTTCGCCAACGCGCTCTACACGAACGCCCTCTACTTCCACCGCATCGGCGCCATGAACCGGCGCGAGCTCTACGGCCATCTCCGGGTGATCTGCCAGAACCCGATCGTCCGGTCCTATCTGGCGGCCACCCAGCATCATCGCGCCAGTCTCGAGGGGACCTCCGCCGAGGCCGAACTCGGCCGCATGGTCGAACAACTGCTCCAGGATCTGGAGGAGGCTGAAACGGATGAGTGGTGGGTGGTTGGCGAACCTCCTTGCGATTAA
- a CDS encoding GTP-binding protein has product MSKANPPQIPVVVLAGFLGSGKTTVLNHLLHHSAGTRIGAIVNDFGAIEIDAMAVAGQLGDSTVSLGNGCLCCAVDASELDVYLDKLTRPVNDVHAIDVIVIEASGIAEPQELVRMVLASENPRIVYGGLVEVVDAAEFDATREKHPEVTRHLGLADLVVVNKGDRVDEAERERVLGAVRAAAESAAVVSASYGRVDPEMLFDCRPGEERIGQLSFDDLHRHDTPEPAHLHDAYESVDFTAEVPMDPRRLMAFLDSRSEGLYRIKGYVDFGAADPRNRYAVHAVGRFLRFYPEPWPGDGSPRLTQLVLIGAGVDTEALDRELAACTSDAPHTADEHSMWGVLRYVQDTETEGF; this is encoded by the coding sequence TTGAGCAAGGCGAACCCGCCGCAGATCCCGGTCGTCGTCCTGGCGGGCTTCCTCGGCTCGGGGAAGACCACGGTCCTGAACCATCTGCTCCACCACAGCGCCGGTACCCGGATCGGCGCGATCGTCAACGACTTCGGGGCGATCGAGATCGACGCGATGGCCGTCGCCGGACAACTCGGCGACTCGACGGTGTCGCTCGGCAACGGATGTCTGTGCTGCGCCGTGGACGCCAGTGAACTTGACGTCTATCTGGACAAGTTGACCCGCCCCGTCAATGACGTGCACGCCATTGACGTCATCGTGATCGAGGCCAGCGGGATCGCGGAACCGCAGGAACTGGTGCGCATGGTGCTCGCCAGTGAGAACCCGCGGATCGTCTACGGCGGTCTGGTCGAGGTCGTCGACGCCGCCGAGTTCGACGCGACCCGCGAGAAGCACCCCGAGGTGACCCGCCACCTGGGCCTCGCGGATCTCGTCGTCGTGAACAAGGGCGACCGCGTGGACGAGGCGGAGCGGGAGCGGGTGCTCGGCGCGGTGCGGGCGGCGGCGGAGAGCGCGGCCGTCGTCAGCGCGTCGTACGGGCGTGTCGACCCGGAGATGCTCTTCGACTGCCGGCCGGGCGAGGAACGCATCGGGCAGCTGTCGTTCGACGACCTGCACCGCCACGACACCCCCGAGCCGGCACATTTGCACGACGCCTACGAGAGCGTCGACTTCACCGCCGAGGTGCCCATGGACCCACGCCGGCTGATGGCCTTCCTGGACAGCCGGTCCGAGGGGCTCTACCGCATCAAGGGGTACGTCGACTTCGGCGCTGCCGATCCGCGCAACCGGTACGCCGTGCACGCCGTCGGGCGTTTCCTGCGCTTCTACCCGGAGCCGTGGCCGGGCGACGGCTCGCCGCGGCTGACCCAGCTCGTCCTCATCGGCGCGGGTGTCGACACGGAGGCGCTCGACCGCGAACTCGCCGCCTGTACGAGCGACGCCCCGCACACTGCCGACGAGCACAGCATGTGGGGCGTTCTCCGCTACGTACAGGACACGGAAACAGAGGGCTTCTAG
- a CDS encoding DNA topoisomerase IV subunit A: protein MARRSTKTPRPDDDAAFEERILDIDVVDEMQGSYLEYAYSVIYSRALPDARDGMKPVHRRIVYQMNEMGLRPERGYVKCARVVGEVMGKLHPHGDASIYDALVRLAQPFSMRVPLVDGHGNFGSLGNDDRPAAMRYTECRPNAAAALMTDSIDENTVDFAPNYDGQEQEPLVLPAAYPNLLVNGASGIAVGMATNMPPHNLGEVIAAARHLIKHPGADLETLMKFVPGPDLPTGGRIVGLSGIKDAYESGRGTFKIRATVAVETVTARRKGLVVTELPFAVGPEKVITKIKELVGAKKLQGIADVKDLTDREHGLRLVIEIKNGFVPEAVLEQLYKLTPMEESFGINNVALVDGQPLTLGLKELLEVYLDHRFTVVRRRSEFRRSKKQDRLHLVEGLLVALVDIDEVIRIIRSSENSAEAKERLIERFSLSEIQTQYILDTPLRRLTKFDRIELDAERDKLNGEIDELTGILDSDAELRKLVSTELAAVAKKFGSDRRTVLLESAGTPVASVSLQVADDPCRVLLSSTGLLARTANGGAFAEDEDAKRVKHDLIVSAVPATARGEIGAVTSEGRLLRLNVIDLPQLPDTASVPNLSGGAPISEFLSSLEADEKVVCLMTLDESSPGLAIGTEQGVVKRVVPDYPANKEELEVISLKDGDRIVGAIELRTGEEDLVFVTDDAQLLRFQASIVRPQGRPAGGMAGVKLATGAKVISFTAVDPAVDAVVFTVAGSRGTLDDSVQTTAKLTPFDQYPRKGRATGGVRCQRFLKGEDCLSLAWAGPAPARAAQKNGTPAELPEMDPRRDGSGVSLAKTVASVAGPV, encoded by the coding sequence ATGGCCCGCCGCAGCACGAAGACCCCGCGACCCGATGACGACGCTGCCTTCGAGGAGAGGATCCTCGACATCGACGTGGTCGACGAAATGCAGGGCTCCTACCTGGAGTACGCGTACTCGGTCATCTACTCCCGCGCCCTGCCCGACGCACGCGACGGGATGAAGCCCGTCCACCGCCGCATCGTCTACCAGATGAACGAGATGGGGCTGCGCCCCGAGCGCGGCTATGTGAAGTGCGCCCGCGTGGTCGGCGAGGTCATGGGTAAGTTGCACCCCCATGGCGACGCGTCGATCTACGACGCGCTGGTGCGTCTGGCCCAGCCGTTCTCCATGCGCGTCCCCCTCGTCGACGGACACGGCAACTTCGGCTCGCTGGGCAACGACGACCGTCCGGCCGCCATGAGGTACACCGAGTGCCGCCCGAACGCCGCCGCGGCCCTGATGACGGACTCGATCGACGAGAACACGGTCGACTTCGCGCCGAACTACGACGGCCAGGAGCAGGAGCCCCTGGTCCTCCCGGCGGCCTACCCGAACCTGCTGGTGAACGGCGCGTCGGGCATCGCGGTCGGCATGGCGACGAACATGCCGCCGCACAACCTGGGCGAAGTGATCGCCGCCGCGCGGCACTTGATCAAGCACCCGGGAGCGGACCTCGAGACGCTCATGAAGTTCGTGCCCGGGCCCGACCTGCCGACCGGCGGCCGGATCGTGGGCCTGTCCGGCATCAAGGACGCCTACGAGTCGGGGCGCGGCACCTTCAAGATCCGCGCGACGGTCGCGGTGGAGACCGTGACGGCGCGCCGCAAGGGCCTCGTCGTCACGGAACTGCCCTTCGCGGTCGGCCCCGAGAAGGTCATCACGAAGATCAAGGAACTGGTCGGGGCGAAGAAGCTCCAGGGCATCGCCGACGTCAAGGACCTCACCGACCGCGAGCACGGCCTGCGCCTGGTCATCGAGATCAAGAACGGCTTCGTGCCGGAGGCCGTCCTGGAGCAGCTCTACAAGCTGACGCCGATGGAGGAGTCCTTCGGCATCAACAATGTGGCGCTGGTCGACGGTCAGCCGCTCACCCTCGGCCTCAAGGAACTCCTCGAGGTCTACCTGGACCACCGTTTCACCGTGGTGCGCCGCCGCAGCGAGTTCCGCCGCAGCAAGAAGCAGGACCGGCTGCACCTGGTGGAGGGCCTGCTCGTCGCCCTGGTCGACATCGACGAGGTCATCCGCATCATCCGCTCCAGTGAGAACAGCGCGGAGGCCAAGGAGCGCCTCATCGAGCGGTTCTCGCTGAGCGAGATCCAGACGCAGTACATCCTGGACACGCCGCTGCGCAGGCTCACCAAGTTCGACCGCATCGAGCTGGACGCGGAGCGCGACAAGCTCAACGGCGAGATCGACGAGCTGACCGGGATCCTCGACTCGGACGCCGAGCTGCGCAAGCTGGTCTCCACCGAACTGGCCGCGGTGGCGAAGAAGTTCGGTTCCGACCGGCGCACGGTGCTCCTGGAGTCGGCGGGCACCCCGGTCGCCTCGGTGTCGCTGCAGGTGGCCGACGACCCGTGCCGCGTGCTGCTCTCCTCGACCGGCCTGCTGGCCCGTACGGCGAACGGCGGGGCGTTCGCCGAGGACGAGGACGCCAAGCGCGTCAAGCACGATCTGATCGTCTCCGCGGTGCCGGCCACGGCCCGCGGCGAGATCGGCGCGGTCACCTCCGAGGGCCGCCTGCTGCGGCTGAACGTGATCGATCTGCCGCAGCTCCCGGACACGGCCTCCGTGCCGAACCTGTCCGGTGGCGCGCCGATCTCCGAGTTCCTGTCCTCCCTGGAGGCCGACGAGAAGGTCGTCTGCCTGATGACGCTCGACGAGTCGTCACCGGGTCTGGCCATCGGCACCGAGCAGGGTGTGGTCAAGCGCGTCGTGCCGGACTATCCGGCCAACAAGGAGGAGCTGGAGGTCATCAGCCTCAAGGACGGTGACCGGATCGTGGGCGCGATCGAGCTGCGGACGGGCGAGGAGGATCTGGTCTTCGTCACGGACGACGCGCAGTTGCTGCGCTTCCAGGCGTCCATCGTGCGCCCGCAGGGACGTCCCGCGGGCGGCATGGCCGGGGTGAAGCTGGCGACCGGCGCGAAGGTCATCTCGTTCACCGCGGTCGATCCCGCGGTCGACGCGGTGGTGTTCACGGTGGCCGGTTCGCGCGGCACGCTCGACGACTCGGTGCAGACGACGGCGAAGCTGACGCCGTTCGACCAGTACCCGAGGAAGGGCCGCGCCACGGGCGGTGTGCGCTGCCAGCGGTTCCTGAAGGGCGAGGACTGCCTGAGCCTGGCCTGGGCCGGCCCGGCGCCCGCGCGCGCGGCGCAGAAGAACGGCACTCCGGCGGAGCTGCCCGAGATGGACCCGCGCCGCGACGGCTCGGGCGTCTCGCTGGCGAAGACGGTGGCCTCGGTGGCGGGGCCCGTCTAG